One window of the Thermococcus sp. P6 genome contains the following:
- a CDS encoding ribose-phosphate diphosphokinase, protein MFVIGSGGRHLEGPLKAMGGRILEVEIRKFPDGEKYVRVADFPDEVTVVQSTFAPQDEKLIESLLIADALREGGVRRLRAVIPYMAYSRQDRASREGEPVSIRAVLRALGLYYDELYVFDIHNPGTLSFFPGKAVNLSPARAVAEYFGEKLGEGTVLAPDKGALERAKAVAERLGLDYGHFQKVRISPTEVRMTPGDVEVRGRNVLIVDDIISTGGTMIRAANLLRDMGARKVFVAATHGIFAEGAIERVSSAVDELAVTNTIPTPVSRIDLTPDIMRLSSGP, encoded by the coding sequence ATGTTCGTTATCGGAAGCGGTGGCAGGCACCTTGAAGGCCCATTAAAGGCCATGGGTGGTAGGATCCTTGAGGTTGAGATAAGAAAGTTCCCGGATGGGGAGAAGTACGTCCGGGTCGCAGACTTTCCGGATGAGGTTACCGTCGTTCAGTCGACCTTTGCCCCGCAGGATGAGAAACTTATCGAGTCCCTCCTCATCGCGGACGCACTTCGTGAGGGAGGGGTTCGGAGACTCAGGGCCGTCATCCCGTACATGGCCTACTCCCGTCAGGACAGGGCAAGCAGGGAAGGGGAGCCCGTGAGCATCAGGGCCGTGCTCAGAGCCCTCGGCCTTTACTACGACGAGCTCTACGTTTTCGACATCCACAATCCGGGAACGCTGAGTTTCTTTCCGGGAAAGGCCGTTAACCTTTCGCCCGCCCGGGCCGTGGCCGAGTACTTCGGGGAGAAGCTCGGTGAGGGAACGGTCCTCGCTCCCGATAAAGGGGCTCTGGAGAGGGCTAAAGCCGTTGCCGAAAGGCTGGGGCTGGATTACGGCCATTTCCAAAAGGTCCGCATCTCTCCAACCGAGGTTCGCATGACCCCGGGTGACGTTGAGGTCAGGGGGAGGAACGTCCTCATAGTGGATGACATCATAAGCACCGGAGGAACGATGATCCGCGCCGCGAACCTGCTGAGGGACATGGGTGCGAGGAAGGTCTTCGTCGCGGCCACCCACGGGATTTTCGCGGAGGGGGCGATAGAGAGGGTGAGCAGCGCGGTGGACGAGCTCGCGGTCACGAACACCATACCCACCCCGGTTTCGAGGATAGACCTGACCCCCGACATAATG
- a CDS encoding ribonuclease E/G, producing MSTDTGVSVRVRGIYSTALTKLFLDRGFGIAQPSNRIVERFNLEKTYDEFDVDVYDKKDHHGVILVGRKVEDVKSVLEEEFIDVFFRKLPYQLYGIYRGMVVKKDERYVYVDIGSAIGTVPVKELPEAVEGDEFVVQVRKHDVLPRLSITPTLPGDYAVLIPKPVGAQRHVKISRKIRDQSERERLRILGLSIDLGEWGVLWRTAAAYKDWNTLRDEIIKLSRLADRLKEADSYPAPSLIVEGRDIYEVEFGGGAKGKLDGIRNEVIPTIEGHHRLKAYDVELSFAVEIAEGILSKVPGHRDKVNAAFWETLVASRGPRKGWLFSLEHCKPDGQRIKIGPGEVVEVSTDPLKVTFRRHLKAGKFYDGLDVPIEFGDYVITEIEAGKWWFVHRYYDRNGNLKGEYYNINTPVEVYPDRARYVDLEVDIVRWPDGRKEIIDRDKLTAHYEEGIITEKLYRSALRIAQEVYDRI from the coding sequence GCCCAGCCAAGCAACAGGATAGTCGAGCGCTTTAACCTTGAGAAGACCTACGACGAGTTTGACGTCGATGTTTACGACAAAAAAGACCACCACGGGGTAATCCTCGTCGGTAGAAAGGTTGAGGACGTTAAAAGCGTTCTTGAGGAGGAGTTCATAGACGTTTTCTTCAGGAAGCTTCCCTACCAGCTCTACGGCATCTACAGGGGTATGGTGGTTAAGAAGGACGAGCGCTACGTCTACGTGGACATTGGAAGCGCCATTGGAACGGTTCCGGTGAAGGAGCTTCCCGAGGCGGTTGAGGGCGATGAATTTGTCGTGCAGGTCAGAAAGCACGACGTCCTGCCGAGGCTGAGCATTACCCCCACGCTTCCCGGGGATTACGCCGTCCTGATACCCAAGCCAGTGGGTGCTCAGAGGCACGTCAAGATATCCCGGAAGATAAGGGATCAGAGCGAACGTGAAAGGCTCAGGATCCTTGGATTGAGTATCGATCTCGGCGAATGGGGCGTTCTCTGGAGAACTGCGGCGGCCTACAAGGACTGGAACACCCTCAGGGACGAGATAATAAAACTCTCCAGACTGGCGGACAGGCTCAAGGAGGCCGACTCCTACCCGGCTCCGTCCCTTATCGTTGAGGGGAGGGACATATACGAGGTGGAGTTCGGAGGGGGCGCGAAGGGAAAGCTTGACGGTATAAGGAACGAGGTTATCCCTACGATCGAGGGCCACCACCGGCTGAAGGCCTACGATGTGGAGCTGAGCTTTGCCGTGGAGATAGCGGAGGGAATCCTTTCGAAGGTTCCCGGCCACAGGGATAAGGTAAACGCGGCCTTCTGGGAGACCTTGGTGGCCAGCAGGGGGCCCAGAAAGGGATGGCTCTTCAGCCTTGAGCACTGCAAGCCCGACGGCCAGAGGATAAAGATCGGGCCCGGCGAGGTGGTTGAGGTATCAACCGATCCGCTGAAGGTAACCTTCAGGCGCCATCTCAAGGCGGGAAAATTCTACGACGGTCTGGACGTTCCTATAGAGTTCGGGGACTACGTGATAACGGAGATAGAGGCGGGTAAATGGTGGTTCGTGCATAGATACTACGACAGAAACGGCAACCTGAAGGGAGAGTACTACAACATCAACACTCCCGTGGAGGTGTACCCCGATAGGGCAAGGTACGTTGATCTCGAGGTGGACATCGTCAGGTGGCCGGACGGCAGGAAGGAGATAATAGACAGGGACAAACTCACGGCGCACTACGAGGAGGGCATCATCACCGAGAAACTCTACCGCTCGGCCCTGAGGATAGCTCAGGAAGTCTACGACAGGATCTGA
- a CDS encoding MBL fold metallo-hydrolase: MRIIWYGHACFWVETRGVRLLIDPYPEVDDDRIGGVDYILITHEHADHYGKVELLSRLRDATVIGPKQVYVMAISDGVTKVREIEGGQTLELENGVKVTAVYVEHPSSQYPLGYLIEGEVRVFHTGDTYPAPAFQRLRGKVDVLMVPISGRSTANEREAAQIVEDIRPRIVIPMHYGVYGEGNVEKLREELKKRRVWTLLRPMEPYEELTL; encoded by the coding sequence ATGAGGATCATCTGGTACGGACACGCGTGCTTTTGGGTCGAGACGAGGGGTGTGAGACTGCTCATCGACCCTTATCCCGAGGTTGACGACGACAGAATCGGAGGGGTGGACTACATACTGATAACCCACGAACACGCTGACCACTACGGCAAGGTCGAGCTGCTCTCGAGGCTGAGGGACGCGACGGTGATAGGGCCCAAGCAGGTTTACGTGATGGCGATAAGTGACGGTGTAACGAAGGTCAGGGAAATAGAAGGTGGACAGACCTTAGAACTCGAGAACGGGGTTAAGGTTACGGCGGTTTATGTGGAACACCCCTCGAGCCAGTACCCCCTGGGATACCTGATAGAGGGGGAGGTAAGGGTATTCCACACGGGCGACACCTACCCAGCACCGGCCTTCCAGAGGCTCAGGGGAAAGGTCGACGTCCTCATGGTTCCCATAAGCGGGCGTTCGACTGCAAACGAGCGCGAGGCGGCCCAGATTGTCGAGGACATAAGGCCCAGAATAGTTATCCCCATGCACTACGGGGTTTACGGTGAGGGAAACGTCGAGAAGCTTCGGGAAGAACTGAAGAAGAGGCGCGTCTGGACTTTGCTTCGCCCGATGGAGCCCTACGAGGAGCTCACCCTTTAG
- the radB gene encoding DNA repair and recombination protein RadB, giving the protein MLTTGVKSLDKLLGGGIAEGVLTQIYGSFAAGKTTLAVQVGLLSPGKVAYVDTEGGFSPERLRGMAEARKLEPDRALQRFVLFTPWDFREQGRVIGGLKRVVDGSFSLIVVDSITAHYRAEERRKGLTNELARQLQVLLFIARRNNIPVIVINQVHFDSGTGGMRAVAEHTLGYRTKDILRMERLSTGRRIAVLERHRFRPEGGVAYLRITEKGVEEDNGPQILS; this is encoded by the coding sequence ATGCTCACCACCGGGGTAAAATCACTGGATAAACTTCTCGGGGGCGGCATAGCCGAGGGCGTTCTAACCCAGATCTACGGGAGCTTTGCCGCGGGTAAGACCACGCTGGCAGTGCAGGTTGGACTCCTCAGCCCCGGAAAGGTCGCCTACGTTGATACCGAGGGGGGCTTTTCCCCGGAGAGGTTGAGGGGAATGGCGGAGGCGAGAAAACTCGAGCCGGATCGAGCCCTCCAGAGGTTCGTACTCTTCACACCGTGGGATTTCAGGGAGCAGGGGCGGGTCATAGGCGGTCTCAAGAGGGTCGTTGACGGCTCCTTTTCTCTGATAGTCGTTGATTCAATAACCGCCCACTATCGCGCGGAGGAGCGGAGGAAAGGCCTGACGAACGAACTGGCGAGACAGTTGCAGGTTCTTCTCTTCATAGCGAGGAGGAACAACATTCCTGTTATCGTCATAAATCAGGTCCACTTTGACAGTGGCACCGGGGGGATGCGAGCAGTTGCGGAGCACACCCTCGGCTACCGCACCAAGGACATCCTCAGGATGGAGAGGCTGAGCACCGGTCGAAGGATCGCGGTACTCGAAAGGCACCGCTTCCGGCCGGAGGGCGGTGTGGCCTACCTCAGAATAACGGAAAAGGGAGTGGAAGAGGATAATGGACCTCAGATCCTGTCGTAG
- a CDS encoding DUF1614 domain-containing protein, with translation MFILFMVVFFVFSSMVTTAFARLGIPPGVAYTLFLFSLFGSFINIPVAEETTYEPIIGLREVRFLGIPYPVPYFDWAERKVVIAVNVGGALVPLSVVLYEVTRLILLGRFSTLFNVLLATLIAALFSHALARPVRGLGIAMPMFLPPLIAVLLGWTLGGDNPTLVAYVSGTMGVLIGADLMNWGKLKRLGAPMVSIGGAGTFDGVFLAGVIAVLLV, from the coding sequence ATGTTCATCCTCTTCATGGTCGTTTTTTTCGTGTTTTCGAGTATGGTCACGACCGCCTTCGCGAGGCTCGGCATTCCCCCCGGGGTTGCCTACACCCTCTTTCTCTTCTCGCTCTTCGGCAGTTTCATAAACATCCCCGTGGCGGAGGAGACCACCTACGAGCCTATCATCGGCCTGAGGGAAGTCCGCTTCCTCGGTATCCCCTACCCGGTTCCCTACTTCGACTGGGCCGAGAGGAAGGTGGTCATAGCGGTGAACGTCGGCGGGGCACTGGTTCCGCTCAGCGTTGTCCTCTACGAGGTCACGAGGTTGATCCTTCTCGGCAGGTTCTCCACCCTCTTCAACGTGCTTCTGGCAACCCTTATAGCGGCCCTCTTCAGCCACGCACTGGCAAGGCCCGTCAGGGGCCTCGGGATAGCGATGCCCATGTTCCTGCCCCCGCTCATAGCGGTGCTCCTCGGCTGGACCCTCGGAGGGGACAACCCCACGCTGGTGGCCTACGTTAGCGGAACGATGGGCGTTCTCATAGGAGCGGATCTGATGAACTGGGGGAAGCTCAAAAGGCTCGGTGCCCCGATGGTCAGCATAGGGGGTGCGGGAACCTTTGACGGGGTATTCCTCGCGGGGGTTATTGCCGTTCTTCTGGTATAA